The window TTTTCTATCCTGTCACTTCACTAACCATTCACATATTAGCCAGTGGGAAGGGCCGTGTGGGGAATGCTGGGGAGTCACTTGTGAAGGCATCAGTTCTTCTTTAAGGGGTCCAGGCACATGGCATAGATCCTAACTGGTTGCTTAAATTGTGCTTTAGGAAAAGATAGAAGCCATTAACCAAGCCATAGCCAATGAATATGAAGTTCGGAGGAAGCTGCTAATCAAACGTTTGGATGTCACTGTCCAGTCCTTTGGCTGGTCTGACAGAGCTAAGGTAAGCTGAAGGAATTGTTTATAGACACCGTCCCTAAACTCCTGAAAGGAGAACTTCCAGGTGACCCAGCCCCGCCTGCCCTCACTGCCTGCTCTTTCAACAAGTTGGAATTCTTAAGTACGAGAAACAATACAGAGTCTAAAATGATTTCCTACCATCTGGAACCCAGTAAACTCCTCCTCAGATCTTTAATCTTTTTAGTTGtagtgtttgttttctgtgccCCATCTAAATTTTAACATTTGTCTTTGTACACTTTTGTTTCAACAGAGTCAAACAGAAAAATTAGCTAAGGTTTACCAGCCAAAGCGTTCAGTCTTGTCTCCCAAAGGTAATATTTCCATTGCTCATCTTTTGGCCGCCAGACAAGACTTGTCAAAGATTTTAAGGACAAGCAGTGGGTCCATAAGAGAAAAGACTGCCTGTGCCATTAATAAGGTGACTAGAGTACTTTTGATTTCCTTTCCAGTACGTTGTCTGTCCGTAAAATGAGACGCTTACGTTGTCTTTCTTACCCCATAGGTGCTGATGGGCAGGGTGCCTGACAGAGGTGGCAGACCTAATGAAATTGAGCCTCCGCCCCCAGAGATGCCACCGTGGCAGAAGAGACAAGATGGCCCccagcagcaagcaggaggccGAGGCGGAGGGAGAGGTGGTTATGAACATTCCTCATATGGAGGACGAGGAGGTCATGAACAAGGAGGGCGAGGTGGACGTGGTGGCTATGACCACGGTGGccgagggggaggaagaggaaataagCACCAAGGAGGCTGGACAGACGGAGGTAGTGCAAGTGGAGGTGGCTACCAGGATGGCGGTTATCGAGATCCGGGCTTCCAGCCTGGTGGCTATCATGGTGGCCA is drawn from Rattus norvegicus strain BN/NHsdMcwi chromosome 6, GRCr8, whole genome shotgun sequence and contains these coding sequences:
- the Fam98a gene encoding protein FAM98A isoform X2; translated protein: MGPAHWEKIEAINQAIANEYEVRRKLLIKRLDVTVQSFGWSDRAKSQTEKLAKVYQPKRSVLSPKGNISIAHLLAARQDLSKILRTSSGSIREKTACAINKVLMGRVPDRGGRPNEIEPPPPEMPPWQKRQDGPQQQAGGRGGGRGGYEHSSYGGRGGHEQGGRGGRGGYDHGGRGGGRGNKHQGGWTDGGSASGGGYQDGGYRDPGFQPGGYHGGHSSGYQGGGYGGFQTSSYTGSGYQGGGYQQDNRYQDGGHHGERGSGRGGRGGRGGRGGRGSQGGGWGGRGSQTYHQGGQFEQHFQHGGYQYSHSGFGQGRHYTS